Within the Fervidobacterium gondwanense DSM 13020 genome, the region TGTAGAATTCCCTGCCTTCAATTTCTCTCATTAAAGCAAACCTCAGAATACCGATTATTTTTTCCATGCTCTCACCCCCTCGGAAGTTGTGAAGTCTTGGAAATGGTTATTCTATTCCAAGTATATCATACATCCGCTGGATATATTCCCTTATTTCATACTCAGAAAAATTTCTTGCAAACCTTTTCAGCTCGTTCCCTTCTTCGTCTTGGAAGAGTATCGTCGGTACTGTGAAGACCATGTTTTGACCTGCAACGTCTGGGTTTTGTATTACATCTATAACCTCAAGCGGTAGGTTGTAATCCTGAGCAATTCTTTCCATCTTCGGTAAGAACGCGACACACACTCCACATTTGTCGTTTTTAAAATACAAAGCTCTTATCTTTGCCATCTTTACTCTCCTTTCTTCTTTTCTTCGTTGTTTTTATTGAAAAATCCATTTTGGTACATAAAATCAAACACTTTGCGAGCTATCGGTGCAGCGTAATGTCCCCCGCTTTCTCCGTTTTCTATAAGTACTAAGACAGAATATTCTGGGTTTCTCGACGGTGCAAAGCCTATAAACCATGCGTGAGGTGATCCACTGTGTGTCTGAGCAGTACCTGTTTTCCCAGCAACTACAATGGGAAAGCCTTTGAAAGATGATGCAGCTGTTCCACCGTTTGCAGCGCTGCCTTGTACCGTTGTCACTTGCTCAAGACCATCAATTATGATATCCCATTGTCCTTCGCTTATCTTTAGCTCGACTTGTTTAGTTTGAATTTCCTCGTTTAGTGCTAACCTTGGTGCAACGTACAAACCTTTGTTTGCTATTGTGTTGTACAAAAAGAGCATCTGTATGGGCGTAACGGACAGAAAACCTTGCCCGATTCCGTAAAGTATTGTATCTCCCGGGTACCATTTTTCATTGAGCGCTTCTTCTTTCCACTGCGGGGTAGGTAAGGTTCCGGCAACTTCTCCTGGTATCTTTATTCCTGTTTTTTGATCAAAGTAGAAAGCCTTAGCTACCTCAACAATCTTGTCTACCCCAACGTCAAGCGCAGCGTTGTAGAAATAGACGTTGCACGATACTCTCAATGCTTTTTTCAGGTCGACTAAACCATGCCCAGGCAAGTGCCAGTCTTTGTATTTTCCGGTTATCCGTCCTTTCGAGTCTCTATAATAGTATATTCCTCCGCAGTTAACACTGCCGATATCTCCGTACAAAAGCTCAGCTATTGCCGTTATGACTTTGAATGTTGATCCTGGAGGATAGACACTGGAAATCGCCCTGTTTAAGAGAGGGTTAAGGGGATCGTTTAGCAGTTTATCCCAAGTAACTGGATCAAGATTATTTAAATCAACCTCAGGAGCTGGATACGACACCATTGCAAGTATGTCCCCTGTTTTTACTTTTGATACGATTATAACCGATGGTGATGCAAGTTGCGTGAGTAAATCGTATGTATATTTCTGAAGCTGGAAATTTATGGTAGTTTCTAAATCGAGTCCGTTTTCACCTATTCCCTCTATTACTCCTTGTTCAAAACCCCCGCCCGGTGATTTTATACCGTACGAAACTGATAGTCTTCCTTTTAAGACTTCATTATATGTGTATTCCAATCCCGACATTCCTTCACCGTCTTTGTTGACGCTTCCAACCAAGTGGTACAAAAATCCATATGACTTTCGTACTTCTTTTAGAACAATATTGTACCCAAGGCTTTGAAGCAGAAAAGCTTGTTCCCACGTTATCTCAACGTTGCCTGTGTTCTTCAAAATTGCAAGTTGGTTATCGTCTATGTATTTTCTAAGAGCCTTTTCATCGTCCGCTGTGTAGGATTTCACACTCAGTGTTGGTACTCTTTCACTCCAAGCAAGCTTAGTACCATCGGATGAATAGATCGTACCTCTCAATCCTTTTGTGTATGTGCTTCTTCCCATTAGTTCATTGAAGAATGTTTTGTGTTTGGATTGGTCAATAACCTGAACTTTTATCAATCCGTAGATTACATAAACAAACATGAGGGCAAATAGTATAAAAGGTATGTATGCTCGCACACTTGAAGTTCTATTGGACACTTTTATTCACGCTCCGGTTGATTTTCTGTTTCCTTTTCCAATTTACTGTTATACATCTCTATTATTTCACTCACAACTTTTTCCTCATCGATGTTTGGATTGTCAAGCTTCATGGCAAAAAGTTTTTCAAGAATCTCGTTGATCTGCGGCCCAGATTTTAGACTGTACTTTCCCATCAAGTATTTACCGGTTACTGTCTGAAGTTTTGTTGACGAGATTGTATCTATGTACTGGAGTAGATAACTTTGTCCTTCGTCTGTCAGATAAGCTGATAGGTGGAGGTAAACATAAGGATTTGCTTTTCCAAGAACTTTGTATATATCAGAAAAATTTAATCTCAGTTCTATCATTTCTTTCAAAGGTAGCATTATGTTCTCAGTGAACTTAATGCTCTCTATAAACTTTTTTGGATACCCGTACCTTGCTCTCACGGTTTCGAGAGTTTGTTTGTCATAGTATTCTAATAGTATTGTCGAGATGGCATAAAAATCACTGACTGATTGGTATCTTTCTTTTATTTTTGGCAAGAATTTGAAGAGTCTTGCAAGTTTTTCATCCATTGTTTGTGTGTAATAAGTTTTCGGAAAGATGTGTTTTATCATGTTCAAATTTGTCATTCTTCTTATAGCTTTCATCGGGTTGTCTTCCTCGAGAATTTTCTCTATCTCCTGCCTTATCCTTGCGCCTGTTACTCTTTCTAAATATCCTCCTTCGAGGTTTTGTTTCAAAACCTCGAGCGTGTGTTCTTCCATTTTGAAGTTGTATCGCATTTCGAATCTTACACCGCGTATCATACGCGTCGGATCCTCGATGAAACTCAAGTTATGTAAGATTCTTATGATTCCCTGCTCAAGGTCCTTCTGACAGTTGAAGAAATCGTATAACATGCCATATTCAGAAGGATTGAGTTTTATGGCCATCGCGTTGATTGTAAAATCTCTTCTGTAAAGGTCTTTTTTTATCGTGCTTATGTCAACTTGTGGAAGCTCAGCTGGTTTTTCATAGTATTCCGTTCTTGCGGTCGCAACGTCTATTTTGAATCCGTCCCTGAATATTACAGATGCCGTGTAGAATTTTTCGTACGGCACAACTATCGCATCAAATTGTTGGCCTATGTATTTTGCAAATTCTATACCGTTTCCCTCAACTACTATATCAACATCGTAGTTCTCTATATCAAGCAACAAATCCCTTACAAATCCACCGACAACGTAGACCGACATCTTCAATTCATTGCCATAAGCTCCAAGCAGTCTGAGAAGATTAACCAGTCTACGAGGTAGTCGTTTGTTCATCAAGTCTTTTATGTTGACAAATGATGGATTGGTTTCTGCCTCACGAATAATTGTTTGGCTGTGTGTTGCTCTAATAATGTCAGACCTTGTAACGATACCGACAAGTATGTTATTTTCGTCAAGTATTGGTATTCGACCAACATCGTTTTCAATCATGAGTTTCTTTAGAGTATTTACCGGAGTTTCGGTCTTTGCTGTGATTAGTTTCGAGCTCATTATTGATTTAATAGGTCTTTTCCCAAGTCCATGGTTTATGGCTTTCTCTACTGTTTTCTTAGTTACTATGCCTACAAGCTTGTTCTCTTCCACTACAGGTATCCCACTGTGACCAGTGACTTCCATTATCCTGTTAACTTGTTCTATCGTTTCTGAGGCCAGAGCAGTTCGAACAGGCGATGACATTATGTCTTTTGCTTTTAAACCGGAAGATATGTACTTTGGAATTGTATTCAGTATCTTGTAAATCACTTCCTCAACAGAGGCCATCGATACACTTGCTGACGCTGCCTGTCTGTGACCTCCACCGCCAAACTCGGCCATTAAACCCCTTATATCTACATCTTGAGATTTTGTTCTTCCAACAATGAAAATTTTCTTACCCATTCTCACGACAACGATAAGCGTTTCTGGCTCTTGGGCGTACCAATATTTCGAAACAACGGCTGACAGACTCCCAATAAATTTCTCCGTCTCATCGTGAGCAATAGTTACGTTGTGGTTCTCTATATTATACGTCTTGCTGTTCTGCAAAAGGTTATGCAGTAAAGTTTTCTGGTCAATTGTAAGGTCAAAGCGTATATATTCTGAAATTGTTTCAAGTGAAAGCCCCTGCGAGTAGATGTAGTGAATTGCCTCAAAATCTTCAAGTGTCGTGCTTGAAAATAGGAAACTTCCAGTGTCTTCATATATCGCTATACCCAAGAGCGTTGCTTCTTCTTTTGTTAGTTTTATTCCTCGTTCTTTAAGCATTTTTACAACAATTGTTGTGGCAGCGCCAGTTTGCCTGATGATCTTGTTAAAAGTGTATTCTTCAATTACTTCGTCGCGTATATCAGGATGGTGGTCGATCACTGTAATTTTAGCTTTCTTGCTTAGTTTCTGTTTTATTTCATCGCCAATTCTTTCAAGCCCTGGAGTATCGACTATTATAAGCTCTTCTATTTTCTCGTTTATTTTTTTCAGTTGTTCGGAAGTGATGTACAGGAAGTTATCCTCGTAGATGCGCAGATATTCTTTGAGGTTCTGGAGCGGAACGCCTGAGACAACGATTTCAAAGTCCGGATATAGCTTTTTAATCCCTATGCATGATGCGAAGCCATCAAAATCTGGATTAATGTGAGTTGTAATAACTTTCACCTAATCACTTCCCGCTTTTTGAGTTTGTTAACAGAACCAGTTACAATTTCCAGTTCCCCATGGCTGTCTATCTTCGCAATCGCATAGAATATCTCTAAGTATCGCTGAAAGATGCCTTTTGGCTTCCTTTCAACAACTGGTTTCCAAGAACCGCAGTTCAAATAGAATTTAAGTTCATTGCGGACTTTCAGTATTTCAAACCCTGGATGGTGATTGTGTCCCATCACAATTCCATTCAGATTCTTGAGGTTTATAAGTTCTCTATGACCATTTTCTAAGTATCCCTGGAGAGATTTAGAAAAGGATTTTGGGTTTTCAAAGATTCTGATGGAAGCCCTTTTCAAATAGTCTGTCTTCCGAACTTTTCGGAGTTTCATCACCGTTCGGACTAATATCTCTCCGAGTTTTATTCCGCCGAGTTTGTTCAAAAACAGTATAGAAAGCTTACTCATTAATGGATAGTTCTTTTTCATCCAGTATTTTGCTTCGTCTTCCCTCATCATTTTGATAAAGTTATCTATCCAAAGGTTTAATAAGTTTACACTTGTTTCGTACACGTCAGATATTTTTTCAAGCCAATGGAAAACATCAAGAGTGGGCCTGATATTATCATAATCGCTTAAAATTTCTTCGGGTAAGAATTCTTTAAGTGTGCTGTCGAAATTTATCATCATGTACCTTGCTATGAAGTCACCAAGCGGAGGTATTACTTCTCCATTTACTTCCGAAAATCTGTTTACTGCATCGTACTGATTTCCGTGAACCGCTAAGATCCCCGTTTCTTCATCATAATAGTAGGGAACGATATTGATGTTTCGAAATCTATTCTTCAGAAATTCTTGGATCTTTTTATTTTTCAGTATATAGTAATCGTGATTCCCAATAACATAGTGCACCTTTCCGCTAAATTTTGAAAGCGAATCGAAAACCTTCGGATGTGCTTTTTCAATACTTTCGATCACACGTTCATCCAAAGAGTTTACAAGTTCCCAGAATGGTTTCAATCCGTTTTTGTGCACTTCTTGTGTTTCGAGAATTTCAAATCCATCCCCAACAATAACAAGCTCTGGGTTTTCAAATCGACCCCAGTCTTCAATAAGTGATTCAAAAAGTTCATCCTGATTGAAATCGTCTTTTCCGGTCCCGTCACCCACGTGCAAATCGCTTATAAATATTATGTTCCTCACTTGCTTCCCCCTGAAATTCAGTATTCGAAAATTTTTTCCGGATGCACAAAAAGGATTCTTGTGCCTGGGATATTTACTTTTCTCAATGTTCTTTCAAGTGATCTGACGTATCTCGAGGATATATGATAAAGTATGAGCGTTTGTACGTTGGCTTCTTTTACCAGCTCTATAACTTCATCGAGTGAAGCATGGTTGTTGAATTTCCTATCTTCTTTTTTTAGGAATGTACACTCATGAAACAGTATCTCCGTATCGATTATGTCTTCTTTCTTCAACAGCACTGTGTCTCCTGATATTGTGAGCACCTTTTTTTCATAAGTTTCTGTTATTTCATCACTTCCTATTGATTTTACGAGTCTTGTTATTTCTTCTTTCGGTAAACTCCTGTATTCTTCCTTCAAGCGCCTCCGAACTTCTATCAGGTGATATCCGTAAGCTGTTTCACTATAAGTGTGGACTACACTGAAAGGTTTTATGTATCTAGTAGTGGAGCTCTGTTCTCTGATTGGTATTCTTTCATTCTGTTTAACAGGAACAAATTCAAGTTTGAATCTCAACTCATTATTCGCCCTTTTGAGAAAATCGGCGTAGAGTTCTATTCCACGGTTGCCGGCTGGGTAATATACTGTCAACGGCTTTTCTCTGTCTCCCATCGCGTTGTTTCTGGTGTTTATTATCGACCACAGGCCGGCTATATGGTCTACGTGTCCGTGTGTCAAGAAAACATTTCTAACAGCATATATTTTGTTGCTTAACATCGTGGAAACACCTTCGCCAGAGTCAAAGAGTAATCTTTCCGGTGAGTAATATATCCATGTCGAGTAAAGTGCCTTGGAGAATGCGATGATATTCAAAATTTCCACTCCTTTGTGACGCTTTTTTGCTCTTCAAATTACTCTTTTTCAACCTCAACTTTCACCTTTCCAGAAACACCTGCTGGAAGTTTAACAGTTATGTCGTACAGTCCAAGGCTCTTTATAGGCGAATCGAGGACTACCCATTTCCTGTCAAATTCCTTTCCAATGACTTTCGTAATCTCTTCAGCGATATTTGCATTCGTGAGCGAACCGAAGAGTTTTCCACCTTCACCGGCTTTGGCTTTGATTTTGAAAACGTGCTTGTGCAATTCAGAAAGAAGAGCTTCACTTTCTTTTTTCTGTTCTTCGAATTTCCTTTGCTCTTCTTGCTTTTGTCTTTCGAGTTCTTTAAGCACTTCTGGTGTTGCTTCCTTCGCAAGGCCTTTTGGCATTAGGAAGTTTCTTGCATAACCATCTGACACATTTACAACTTGTCCCTTCCTGCCAAGTTTTGGAACATCTTGAAGCAATACTACTTTCATGCTAATACCTCCTTAATCCTATTCTTTCCTATTCACAACGAGATATCTATCTTTGCCCGCAAGATCTTTTATTATCTTCCCACCTGTGAGTTCTCTTAGAGCGTTTCCCTGGTCATGACCTATCTCCATCAAGACTATTTTACCGTCAATCTTGTACTTTTTAAAGAACTCTTTGTAAAAGTCGAGTCCTTCTGGACCTGCAAAGAGGGCTTCGGGCGGTTCGTAAGAAAGTTCTTTTTGAAGTTTCACATCGCTTCTAACGTACGGTGGATTGCTGACAACCATTTCTATATTATCCCATATTTCTACAAACGGATCTGCAAAGGCACCGAGCCGGAAATCACATTTAATACCATATCTGTCAGCGTTTTTCCGAGCAACTTCTAATGCCTTTTTGCTTACGTCTGTTCCATAAATGAATACACCCGTTTCAAGTGCTAATGTGACCGCTATAATTCCACTGCCCAACCCAATGTCAATCAGGTTCTTCAGATTGTATTCTTTTATGTACTTAATTGCCAATTCCACGAGCCCTTCCGTTTCCCACCTTGGTATCAGCACACCTTCTGATATGTAGAATGTTCTACCGTAGAATTCTACTTCGCCCAAGATATATTGAAGTGGGTAGCCTGATAGCCTTTTGTCTAGGAGCTTTAGCACCTCATCAGGACATTCCATATCATCGTGCGCAAGTATGTACTCCTTACTTTTTCTCAAGTATTTTGCTATCAAAATAAGAGCCTCCCGCTCGGGAAGCCCTTTTCTTTTGTAAACAGCGATAACCTCTGAGATCTTCATGCTCAATTTCGTTCCCGGATGAGTCTGTTAAATTCCAAGCTGTTTTCTTACAACTGGGTCTATCCTATCAGGTGTCCACGGTGGATCGAATGTAAGCTCAACCTCGACGTTGTTTACGCCTTCAACAGTCCTTACTTTCATTTCGGCATCGCCCATAATCCCTCCTGCCAACGGACACATGGGCGTTGTCATTGTCATAGTTATCTTCACATTGTTCTGGTCATCTATGTTTATATCGTAAACAAGCCCGAGCGTCACAACATCAAGACCTATTTCCCAGTCGATGACTTCTTTTAGCTTGTTCCAAACCGCCGTTCTGAGTTCTTCCTTTGTCATCTTATTTCTCTCCTTCCTCTTCTTTAGAAAGTTCCTCTATCTTTCCAGCTATTTCGTACGCAACGTTCGAGATGTATTCTTCATCCGGTCCCTGTACGAATACCCTTGCAAGAGGTTCAGTACCGGATGGTCTAACGACGATGTCTGTATCTTCGCGTTTGTATTTTTCAACAAGCTCGCGAATCTCTGGCTTCTCAACAATGAGCTTGTTCTTGCACTTAACGTTTATCATTATCTGTGGATAATCTGGTATGCTCTCTGAGAGTTCTGAGAGCGGTTTATCAGCACGCACCATTGTTCTCAGTACCTCAAGTGCTGTAATCAATCCATCTCCGGTCGTGGATTTATCAAGATATATAATATGTCCGCTTCTTTCTCCGCCTATAACAGCTCCGACTTCCTGCATCTTTTCTAAAACATACCTATCTCCAACCTTGGCTCTGAGTAGATTTATTCCTCGCTCTTTCAAAAATACTTCCAACCCTTTGTTCGACAAAACAGTCCCGACGACTGTGTCGTTTTTAAGTCTGCCCTCTTCTTTCATTAGCAATGCAGAAATTCCCATTATCCTGTCTCCGTGAACCTCGTTCTTTTTCTCATCAAGTAGGATGCATCTATCAGCATCTCCATCGTGGAGGATAGCAAGGTTGTGGTTCGTCATCTTCTCTCTTGCAGCGTTTGGTTCTGTAGAACCACAATTGACATTGATGTTGTATCCATCGGGTGAGTTGTTGATTACATCAACTTTGGCTCCCAATTTTTTCAAGGCGTACGGCGTTGTCTCATACGCAGCACCGTTTCCTGCATCAACCAATATCTTCATGCCACTCAAATCCAAGTCTGCGAATTGCTCAAGCACGTAGTTTGTGTATTCTTCGAAAGCGAGTTTGTAGTCTATCACACAGCCAATTTCGTTGTAGTTTGCGTAGTGCAGTTCTTTCATACGCTTTTCAAGATTCTCTTCTACCTCGTCTGGCAGTTTGAACCCTCTTGATATAACCTTTAATCCATTGAATTCTGGTGGATTGTGCGACGCAGAAATCATTATTCCAACTGCATCTTCCAATTTTGTAATAATAGCTAATGCCGGTGTTGGAAGAACGCCACATCTGTAAACTGTTGCTCCCGCCGATGTTGCACCTGCAATTAACGCCGCTTCAAGCATATCTCCACTTGCTCTTGTATCCTTTGCTATAAAGACCCTGTTGCTTATGTACTTTCCA harbors:
- a CDS encoding thioredoxin family protein, which translates into the protein MAKIRALYFKNDKCGVCVAFLPKMERIAQDYNLPLEVIDVIQNPDVAGQNMVFTVPTILFQDEEGNELKRFARNFSEYEIREYIQRMYDILGIE
- the prmC gene encoding peptide chain release factor N(5)-glutamine methyltransferase, whose amino-acid sequence is MKISEVIAVYKRKGLPEREALILIAKYLRKSKEYILAHDDMECPDEVLKLLDKRLSGYPLQYILGEVEFYGRTFYISEGVLIPRWETEGLVELAIKYIKEYNLKNLIDIGLGSGIIAVTLALETGVFIYGTDVSKKALEVARKNADRYGIKCDFRLGAFADPFVEIWDNIEMVVSNPPYVRSDVKLQKELSYEPPEALFAGPEGLDFYKEFFKKYKIDGKIVLMEIGHDQGNALRELTGGKIIKDLAGKDRYLVVNRKE
- a CDS encoding CBS domain-containing protein, with amino-acid sequence MKVITTHINPDFDGFASCIGIKKLYPDFEIVVSGVPLQNLKEYLRIYEDNFLYITSEQLKKINEKIEELIIVDTPGLERIGDEIKQKLSKKAKITVIDHHPDIRDEVIEEYTFNKIIRQTGAATTIVVKMLKERGIKLTKEEATLLGIAIYEDTGSFLFSSTTLEDFEAIHYIYSQGLSLETISEYIRFDLTIDQKTLLHNLLQNSKTYNIENHNVTIAHDETEKFIGSLSAVVSKYWYAQEPETLIVVVRMGKKIFIVGRTKSQDVDIRGLMAEFGGGGHRQAASASVSMASVEEVIYKILNTIPKYISSGLKAKDIMSSPVRTALASETIEQVNRIMEVTGHSGIPVVEENKLVGIVTKKTVEKAINHGLGKRPIKSIMSSKLITAKTETPVNTLKKLMIENDVGRIPILDENNILVGIVTRSDIIRATHSQTIIREAETNPSFVNIKDLMNKRLPRRLVNLLRLLGAYGNELKMSVYVVGGFVRDLLLDIENYDVDIVVEGNGIEFAKYIGQQFDAIVVPYEKFYTASVIFRDGFKIDVATARTEYYEKPAELPQVDISTIKKDLYRRDFTINAMAIKLNPSEYGMLYDFFNCQKDLEQGIIRILHNLSFIEDPTRMIRGVRFEMRYNFKMEEHTLEVLKQNLEGGYLERVTGARIRQEIEKILEEDNPMKAIRRMTNLNMIKHIFPKTYYTQTMDEKLARLFKFLPKIKERYQSVSDFYAISTILLEYYDKQTLETVRARYGYPKKFIESIKFTENIMLPLKEMIELRLNFSDIYKVLGKANPYVYLHLSAYLTDEGQSYLLQYIDTISSTKLQTVTGKYLMGKYSLKSGPQINEILEKLFAMKLDNPNIDEEKVVSEIIEMYNSKLEKETENQPERE
- the glmM gene encoding phosphoglucosamine mutase; translation: MRLFGTDGIRGVVNEELTAEIAFRLGNAVGKYISNRVFIAKDTRASGDMLEAALIAGATSAGATVYRCGVLPTPALAIITKLEDAVGIMISASHNPPEFNGLKVISRGFKLPDEVEENLEKRMKELHYANYNEIGCVIDYKLAFEEYTNYVLEQFADLDLSGMKILVDAGNGAAYETTPYALKKLGAKVDVINNSPDGYNINVNCGSTEPNAAREKMTNHNLAILHDGDADRCILLDEKKNEVHGDRIMGISALLMKEEGRLKNDTVVGTVLSNKGLEVFLKERGINLLRAKVGDRYVLEKMQEVGAVIGGERSGHIIYLDKSTTGDGLITALEVLRTMVRADKPLSELSESIPDYPQIMINVKCKNKLIVEKPEIRELVEKYKREDTDIVVRPSGTEPLARVFVQGPDEEYISNVAYEIAGKIEELSKEEEGEK
- a CDS encoding peptidoglycan D,D-transpeptidase FtsI family protein; the protein is MSNRTSSVRAYIPFILFALMFVYVIYGLIKVQVIDQSKHKTFFNELMGRSTYTKGLRGTIYSSDGTKLAWSERVPTLSVKSYTADDEKALRKYIDDNQLAILKNTGNVEITWEQAFLLQSLGYNIVLKEVRKSYGFLYHLVGSVNKDGEGMSGLEYTYNEVLKGRLSVSYGIKSPGGGFEQGVIEGIGENGLDLETTINFQLQKYTYDLLTQLASPSVIIVSKVKTGDILAMVSYPAPEVDLNNLDPVTWDKLLNDPLNPLLNRAISSVYPPGSTFKVITAIAELLYGDIGSVNCGGIYYYRDSKGRITGKYKDWHLPGHGLVDLKKALRVSCNVYFYNAALDVGVDKIVEVAKAFYFDQKTGIKIPGEVAGTLPTPQWKEEALNEKWYPGDTILYGIGQGFLSVTPIQMLFLYNTIANKGLYVAPRLALNEEIQTKQVELKISEGQWDIIIDGLEQVTTVQGSAANGGTAASSFKGFPIVVAGKTGTAQTHSGSPHAWFIGFAPSRNPEYSVLVLIENGESGGHYAAPIARKVFDFMYQNGFFNKNNEEKKKGE
- a CDS encoding metallophosphoesterase yields the protein MRNIIFISDLHVGDGTGKDDFNQDELFESLIEDWGRFENPELVIVGDGFEILETQEVHKNGLKPFWELVNSLDERVIESIEKAHPKVFDSLSKFSGKVHYVIGNHDYYILKNKKIQEFLKNRFRNINIVPYYYDEETGILAVHGNQYDAVNRFSEVNGEVIPPLGDFIARYMMINFDSTLKEFLPEEILSDYDNIRPTLDVFHWLEKISDVYETSVNLLNLWIDNFIKMMREDEAKYWMKKNYPLMSKLSILFLNKLGGIKLGEILVRTVMKLRKVRKTDYLKRASIRIFENPKSFSKSLQGYLENGHRELINLKNLNGIVMGHNHHPGFEILKVRNELKFYLNCGSWKPVVERKPKGIFQRYLEIFYAIAKIDSHGELEIVTGSVNKLKKREVIR
- a CDS encoding MBL fold metallo-hydrolase; this encodes MNIIAFSKALYSTWIYYSPERLLFDSGEGVSTMLSNKIYAVRNVFLTHGHVDHIAGLWSIINTRNNAMGDREKPLTVYYPAGNRGIELYADFLKRANNELRFKLEFVPVKQNERIPIREQSSTTRYIKPFSVVHTYSETAYGYHLIEVRRRLKEEYRSLPKEEITRLVKSIGSDEITETYEKKVLTISGDTVLLKKEDIIDTEILFHECTFLKKEDRKFNNHASLDEVIELVKEANVQTLILYHISSRYVRSLERTLRKVNIPGTRILFVHPEKIFEY
- a CDS encoding metal-sulfur cluster assembly factor — its product is MTKEELRTAVWNKLKEVIDWEIGLDVVTLGLVYDINIDDQNNVKITMTMTTPMCPLAGGIMGDAEMKVRTVEGVNNVEVELTFDPPWTPDRIDPVVRKQLGI
- the rplI gene encoding 50S ribosomal protein L9 yields the protein MKVVLLQDVPKLGRKGQVVNVSDGYARNFLMPKGLAKEATPEVLKELERQKQEEQRKFEEQKKESEALLSELHKHVFKIKAKAGEGGKLFGSLTNANIAEEITKVIGKEFDRKWVVLDSPIKSLGLYDITVKLPAGVSGKVKVEVEKE